One Candidatus Roseilinea sp. genomic region harbors:
- a CDS encoding phosphodiesterase has translation MLNEASIQAVNAAGWRDAFIRPLYGSYCFANLPATIYYALTGEGAPGLPDDVFGDLPRRYDTVVLFFVDGFGWRYFERIAEQYPLLQHFVRRGAVSKLTALFPSTTTAHVTCIHTGLPPAQSGVYEWFQYHPELDGMIAPLMFSFAGEKARDTLVNAGLQPSGVFPSETLYLRLERAGVRSSLLHPREFADAAPTRALRENAQSLTYKTLPEALVNLRRAIAERHGPAYFLMYYGAIDGIGHEYGPTSEQVEAELDQFCVAMERVFLNGLRSTDVLLIITADHGMVEISPKTTIYLNQTVPRFQDYLATNRRGEPLVPAGSPRDFFLHIKPERLDEAHAVIGEHLQGKAIVVKTETLIAEGFFGASPSTRFLARVGNLVVLPFKGESVYYYAREKFENRYYGHHGGLTREEMEIPLLMAAL, from the coding sequence ATGCTGAACGAAGCTTCCATTCAAGCTGTGAATGCGGCCGGCTGGCGCGACGCCTTCATCCGGCCGCTCTACGGTTCATACTGTTTCGCCAATCTCCCGGCGACAATCTATTACGCGCTGACCGGCGAGGGCGCGCCGGGCTTGCCGGACGATGTCTTCGGCGATCTGCCGCGCCGCTACGATACGGTCGTCTTGTTCTTCGTGGATGGCTTCGGCTGGCGCTACTTCGAGCGCATCGCCGAGCAGTATCCGCTGTTGCAGCACTTCGTCCGCCGCGGCGCTGTCTCCAAGCTCACCGCGCTGTTCCCCTCAACGACGACAGCGCATGTGACGTGCATCCACACCGGCCTGCCGCCTGCGCAGAGCGGCGTTTATGAATGGTTCCAATATCACCCCGAGCTGGATGGCATGATTGCCCCGCTGATGTTCTCGTTTGCGGGCGAGAAGGCGCGCGACACGCTGGTGAACGCCGGCCTGCAGCCGTCCGGCGTTTTCCCCTCCGAAACGCTCTACCTGCGTTTGGAGCGCGCAGGCGTGCGGTCATCCTTGCTCCATCCGCGCGAGTTCGCCGACGCCGCGCCGACGCGCGCGCTTAGGGAGAACGCTCAATCGCTGACTTACAAGACGTTGCCCGAGGCGCTGGTGAACCTGCGCCGCGCCATCGCCGAGCGCCACGGGCCGGCCTACTTCCTGATGTACTACGGCGCGATAGATGGCATCGGCCATGAATACGGCCCAACCTCGGAGCAGGTCGAGGCCGAACTCGACCAGTTTTGTGTCGCGATGGAGCGCGTGTTCCTCAACGGGCTGCGCAGCACGGACGTGCTGCTCATCATCACCGCCGACCACGGCATGGTCGAGATCAGCCCCAAGACCACGATATACCTGAACCAGACTGTGCCGCGCTTTCAGGATTACCTGGCGACCAACCGGCGCGGCGAGCCGCTCGTGCCGGCCGGCTCGCCGCGCGACTTCTTCTTGCACATCAAGCCGGAACGGCTGGACGAAGCTCATGCTGTCATCGGTGAGCACCTGCAAGGCAAAGCGATCGTCGTGAAGACCGAGACGCTCATCGCCGAGGGTTTCTTCGGCGCGTCACCCTCGACGCGCTTCCTGGCGCGCGTCGGCAACCTGGTCGTATTGCCCTTCAAAGGCGAGTCGGTCTACTACTACGCGCGCGAGAAATTCGAGAATCGCTACTATGGCCATCACGGCGGCCTGACGCGCGAGGAGATGGAGATCCCGTTGCTGATGGCTGCGCTATAG
- the citB gene encoding aconitate hydratase has product MQASKNPFGALAELDTDEGKVHYYSLAALERQGIGAISRLPFSIKIMLEQALRQCDGFAITADDVVRLAQWRATDVKPDELPFKPARVILQDYSGIPCLVDLAAMRSAVARLGGDPKKINPIVPVDMVIDHSVQVDYFGRPDALQLNIAKEFERNIERYQFSRWGQKAFKNFSVVPPGSGIVHQVNLEYLARVVWLKDGVAFPDTVVGTDSHTTMINGLGVVGWGVGGIEAEAVMLGQPLYIVMPEVIGFKLYGALREGVTATDLTLTVVQMLRKKGVVEKFVEFYGAGLSNISLADRATIANMAPEYGATMGYFPIDAESVNYLRRTGRSEALCQLVERYAKEQGLFRTDESPDPVFTDTLELDLGSVEPSLAGPKRPQDRVPLTRMKESFRAALTAPTKDRGFGLKEEDLARAAKVRYNGHEDTLRHGAVVIAAITSCTNTSNPSVMLGAGLLAKKAVEKGLRVPKYVKTSLAPGSKVVTDYLAEAGVLDALEALGFNVVGYGCTTCIGNSGPLPQAVAEAVQSQNLVAVAVLSGNRNFEGRINPYVKANYLASPPLVVAYAIAGTTDIDLTHEPLGIGSDGQPVYLRDIWPSQQEIQEAIRRSVRPEMFQQQYAVVTQGSPQWQAITGVEGDLYPWDENSTYIQEPPYFDGFTLSPQPIQPILNARVLGLFGDSITTDHISPAGDIALDSPAGRYLTARGVKKEDFNQYGTRRGNDRIMTRGTFANIRLKNLLTPGIEGGVTRHWPDGEVMDIYDAAMKYKAEGVPLIVIAGKEYGTGSSRDWAAKGSRLLGVRAVIAESFERIHRSNLVGMGVLPLQFVAGQNAESLGITGRETFTIPISDDGLRELRQMLPVHVTREDGSSFTFNVVARIDTPVEMHYYRHGGILPAVLREMLR; this is encoded by the coding sequence ATGCAAGCGAGCAAGAACCCGTTCGGCGCATTGGCCGAACTCGACACCGACGAAGGCAAGGTGCACTACTACAGCCTCGCCGCCCTGGAGCGGCAGGGCATCGGCGCAATCAGCCGGCTGCCCTTCTCGATCAAGATCATGCTGGAGCAGGCGCTCCGCCAATGCGACGGCTTCGCGATCACCGCGGACGATGTCGTCCGGCTGGCGCAATGGCGCGCCACCGATGTCAAGCCGGATGAGCTGCCGTTCAAGCCGGCGCGCGTCATCCTGCAAGATTACAGCGGCATCCCGTGCCTGGTGGACTTGGCCGCCATGCGCAGCGCCGTGGCGCGCCTGGGGGGCGACCCCAAAAAGATTAACCCGATTGTGCCGGTGGACATGGTGATTGATCACTCGGTGCAGGTGGATTACTTCGGCCGCCCCGATGCGCTTCAGCTCAACATCGCCAAAGAGTTCGAGCGCAACATCGAGCGCTACCAGTTCTCACGCTGGGGGCAGAAAGCGTTCAAGAACTTCAGCGTGGTGCCGCCCGGCAGCGGCATCGTCCACCAGGTGAACCTGGAGTACTTGGCCCGCGTGGTGTGGCTGAAGGACGGCGTCGCCTTCCCCGACACCGTAGTGGGCACCGACAGCCACACCACGATGATCAACGGCTTGGGCGTGGTGGGCTGGGGCGTCGGCGGCATCGAAGCCGAGGCCGTCATGCTCGGCCAGCCGCTCTACATCGTCATGCCCGAAGTGATCGGCTTTAAGCTCTACGGCGCGCTGCGCGAAGGCGTGACGGCCACCGACCTGACGTTGACCGTCGTGCAGATGCTGCGCAAGAAGGGCGTGGTGGAGAAGTTCGTCGAGTTCTATGGCGCCGGGCTCAGCAACATCAGCCTGGCCGACCGCGCCACCATCGCCAACATGGCGCCTGAATACGGCGCGACGATGGGCTACTTCCCGATTGACGCCGAGAGCGTGAACTACCTGCGCCGCACCGGACGCAGCGAGGCGCTGTGCCAACTGGTCGAGCGCTACGCCAAAGAGCAGGGGCTGTTCCGCACCGACGAGTCGCCCGATCCCGTCTTCACCGATACGCTCGAACTGGACCTCGGCTCGGTCGAGCCGAGCTTGGCCGGCCCCAAGCGCCCGCAGGACCGCGTGCCCTTGACCAGGATGAAAGAGTCCTTCCGCGCTGCGCTCACCGCACCGACGAAGGATCGCGGCTTCGGCCTGAAGGAAGAGGATTTAGCGCGGGCGGCGAAGGTGCGCTACAACGGCCACGAAGATACCCTGCGGCACGGCGCAGTCGTCATCGCCGCCATCACCTCGTGCACCAACACCAGCAACCCCAGCGTGATGTTGGGCGCGGGCCTGCTGGCCAAGAAGGCGGTGGAGAAGGGCCTGCGCGTGCCGAAGTATGTCAAGACCTCGCTGGCGCCCGGGTCGAAGGTGGTGACCGACTACCTGGCCGAAGCCGGCGTGCTGGATGCCCTGGAGGCGTTGGGCTTCAACGTGGTCGGCTATGGCTGCACCACGTGCATCGGCAACAGCGGGCCGCTGCCGCAAGCCGTGGCCGAGGCCGTGCAGAGCCAGAACCTGGTCGCCGTCGCCGTGCTGAGCGGCAACCGCAACTTCGAGGGGCGCATCAACCCCTACGTGAAGGCCAACTACCTGGCGTCGCCGCCGTTGGTGGTGGCCTACGCCATCGCCGGCACGACCGACATTGACCTGACCCACGAGCCGCTGGGCATCGGCAGCGACGGCCAGCCGGTCTATCTGCGCGACATCTGGCCATCGCAACAGGAGATCCAAGAGGCTATTCGGCGGTCGGTGCGGCCGGAGATGTTCCAACAGCAATACGCCGTCGTGACGCAAGGCAGCCCACAGTGGCAGGCCATCACCGGCGTCGAAGGCGACCTCTATCCCTGGGACGAGAACAGCACGTACATCCAGGAGCCCCCCTACTTCGACGGTTTTACCCTGTCGCCGCAGCCGATCCAGCCGATCCTGAACGCGCGCGTGCTTGGCCTGTTCGGCGATTCGATCACGACCGATCACATCTCGCCCGCCGGCGACATTGCGCTGGACTCGCCCGCCGGCCGCTACCTGACTGCGCGCGGCGTGAAGAAAGAAGACTTCAACCAATACGGCACGCGTCGCGGCAACGACCGCATCATGACGCGCGGCACGTTTGCCAACATTCGCCTGAAGAACTTGCTGACGCCGGGCATTGAGGGCGGCGTGACGCGGCACTGGCCGGACGGCGAGGTGATGGATATCTACGATGCAGCGATGAAGTACAAAGCGGAGGGTGTGCCGCTGATCGTGATCGCCGGCAAGGAATACGGCACCGGCTCTTCGCGCGACTGGGCCGCCAAGGGCAGCCGGCTGCTGGGTGTGCGCGCAGTGATCGCCGAGAGTTTCGAGCGCATCCACCGCAGCAACCTGGTCGGCATGGGCGTGTTGCCGCTCCAGTTCGTCGCCGGGCAGAACGCCGAGTCGCTGGGCATCACCGGCCGCGAGACATTCACCATCCCCATCAGCGACGACGGCCTGCGCGAGCTGCGCCAGATGTTGCCGGTACATGTGACGCGCGAGGATGGCAGCAGCTTCACCTTCAACGTGGTCGCCCGGATTGATACGCCGGTGGAGATGCACTACTACAGGCACGGCGGCATCCTGCCCGCCGTCTTGCGCGAGATGCTGCGCTAG
- the murE gene encoding UDP-N-acetylmuramoyl-L-alanyl-D-glutamate--2,6-diaminopimelate ligase, whose translation MAQSLLALLERAGLSAPPGAQDIWITGVTDDSRRVQPGNLFVAYKGVAADGHAFIPQAIERGASAVVHEQESFSTLNSQFSILVPNGRRAFALLCAAWHGFPSRRMTVVGVTGTDGKTTTTNLIFSILRAAGHETGMISTVNAWVGDRALDTGLHTTTPDADEVQALLAQMRDAGTTHCVLEVTSHSLAHHRVDGVDFDVAVITNITHDHLDLHGSREAYRAAKARLFEMAPVHVLNVDDDYSFNYLVKLPARQRIFYSREIQPNGNYGGWWLYAPRADHAAGGIEAYAFRHGDRPLALPLRTHLIGDYNISNALAAAGAALALGVSPEAIQLGVAALRGIPGRMERIDEGQPYLAVVDFAHTPNALEQALLTLRRIGPGRLIVVFGCAGERDVQKRFLMGKVAAELADVAIFTAEDPRGESLDAIFAEMDRGARAAQPARAVIRHEPDRGEAIRQACALAVPGDVVVACGKGHEQSLCFGTTEYAWDDREAMRRAIRGERLALGELAPAANEPPRP comes from the coding sequence ATGGCCCAGTCGCTCCTCGCTTTGCTCGAACGCGCCGGCTTGTCTGCGCCGCCCGGCGCGCAGGACATCTGGATCACCGGTGTCACCGACGATTCACGGCGTGTGCAGCCCGGCAATCTCTTCGTCGCCTATAAAGGCGTCGCAGCCGATGGTCACGCGTTCATCCCGCAAGCCATCGAACGTGGCGCATCGGCGGTCGTGCACGAACAAGAGAGTTTCTCAACTCTCAACTCTCAATTCTCAATTCTCGTCCCCAACGGTCGGCGCGCCTTCGCCCTACTCTGCGCAGCGTGGCATGGCTTCCCGTCGCGTCGGATGACGGTTGTCGGCGTCACCGGCACAGATGGTAAGACCACGACGACCAATTTGATCTTCAGCATCCTGCGCGCCGCGGGTCACGAAACCGGCATGATCAGCACGGTCAACGCCTGGGTCGGCGACCGGGCGCTGGACACCGGCCTGCACACCACCACGCCCGATGCCGATGAAGTGCAGGCGTTGCTGGCGCAGATGCGCGACGCCGGCACCACGCACTGCGTCCTCGAAGTGACCTCGCACAGCCTGGCGCATCACCGCGTGGACGGCGTGGACTTCGACGTGGCCGTGATCACCAACATCACACACGATCACCTCGACCTACACGGTTCACGTGAAGCCTACCGCGCCGCCAAGGCGCGCTTGTTCGAGATGGCGCCGGTTCACGTGCTGAACGTCGACGACGATTACTCGTTTAACTATCTGGTGAAGTTGCCGGCTCGGCAACGCATCTTCTATTCGCGCGAGATCCAGCCCAATGGCAACTACGGCGGCTGGTGGCTCTACGCGCCGCGCGCCGATCACGCTGCGGGGGGCATCGAAGCTTACGCCTTTCGGCATGGCGATCGGCCGCTCGCGTTGCCGCTGAGGACGCACCTGATCGGCGATTACAACATCTCGAACGCCCTGGCCGCTGCCGGCGCAGCTTTGGCGCTCGGCGTGTCACCCGAGGCGATCCAGCTCGGCGTGGCAGCCCTGCGCGGCATCCCCGGCCGCATGGAACGCATAGACGAAGGCCAACCCTATCTGGCCGTGGTGGACTTCGCGCATACGCCGAACGCGCTGGAGCAGGCCCTGCTCACCCTGCGCCGCATTGGGCCGGGGCGGCTGATCGTCGTCTTCGGCTGCGCCGGCGAGCGCGATGTGCAGAAGCGCTTCTTGATGGGCAAAGTAGCCGCCGAGCTGGCCGACGTGGCCATCTTTACCGCGGAGGATCCGCGCGGCGAATCGCTGGATGCCATCTTCGCCGAGATGGACCGCGGCGCGCGGGCGGCTCAGCCGGCGCGCGCCGTCATCAGGCATGAGCCGGACCGTGGCGAGGCGATTCGCCAAGCGTGCGCGCTGGCTGTCCCCGGCGATGTGGTCGTGGCGTGCGGCAAGGGTCACGAGCAATCGCTGTGCTTCGGCACAACCGAGTATGCCTGGGACGACCGCGAGGCCATGCGGCGCGCGATCCGTGGGGAGCGGCTGGCGCTGGGCGAGCTTGCGCCGGCGGCAAACGAACCGCCGCGCCCGTGA
- a CDS encoding 5,10-methylenetetrahydromethanopterin reductase — MTTPTPTLKPPRFALYMQDKHPLAYELEMAEYAEANGFSEIWQADTRLARDCIVMMSAFLTRTKKLRVGSGVLPIWTRNPAVIAASWSTMWELGKQVSGDPDAPSRVMLGLGAWWEPIAGRVGVKRERPLQAMREYVEAIRQLFTMEEVTYQGEFVKLDRVKLDVVFGDARPRDIPIYIGATGDKMLELTGEICDGVVLNYVVSVDYIKKAVALVAKGAAKAGKTIDQIDRPELLVCSLSDDDPKAAYFEAKKLVAYYLATEPHIMKASGVPEDLIAKVQSVMSWPATEAEYIAAAKVIPDDVPRMLMAVGTSDECVAKVREYVAAGVTCPILYPLMDDIKPVVDAFAKF; from the coding sequence ATGACAACACCTACACCCACCCTCAAGCCACCCCGCTTTGCCCTGTACATGCAGGACAAGCATCCGCTCGCTTACGAGCTGGAGATGGCCGAGTACGCCGAAGCCAACGGCTTCAGCGAGATCTGGCAGGCGGATACGCGCCTGGCCCGCGACTGCATCGTGATGATGAGCGCATTCCTGACGCGCACCAAGAAGCTGCGCGTGGGCAGCGGCGTGCTGCCCATCTGGACGCGCAACCCGGCCGTCATCGCCGCGAGCTGGAGCACGATGTGGGAGCTGGGCAAGCAAGTGAGCGGCGACCCCGATGCGCCGAGCCGCGTCATGTTGGGCCTCGGCGCCTGGTGGGAACCCATCGCCGGCCGCGTCGGTGTGAAGCGTGAGCGCCCCCTGCAGGCCATGCGCGAATATGTCGAAGCCATCCGCCAACTCTTCACCATGGAAGAGGTGACATACCAGGGCGAGTTCGTCAAGCTCGACCGCGTCAAGCTCGATGTGGTGTTCGGCGACGCGCGCCCGCGCGACATCCCGATCTATATCGGCGCAACCGGCGACAAGATGCTCGAACTCACAGGCGAGATCTGCGACGGCGTGGTGCTGAACTATGTGGTCAGCGTGGACTACATCAAAAAGGCGGTCGCGTTAGTGGCAAAGGGCGCAGCCAAGGCCGGCAAGACGATTGACCAGATTGACCGGCCGGAGCTGCTGGTGTGCTCGCTCAGCGATGATGATCCCAAAGCGGCCTACTTTGAGGCCAAAAAGCTGGTGGCGTATTACCTCGCCACTGAACCGCACATCATGAAGGCCAGCGGCGTGCCCGAGGACCTGATCGCCAAGGTGCAAAGCGTGATGAGCTGGCCGGCGACCGAGGCCGAGTACATCGCTGCAGCCAAGGTCATCCCCGACGATGTGCCGCGCATGCTCATGGCGGTGGGCACAAGCGATGAATGCGTGGCCAAGGTGCGCGAATACGTCGCCGCCGGCGTCACCTGTCCGATCCTGTATCCGCTGATGGATGACATCAAACCGGTGGTGGATGCGTTTGCCAAATTCTGA
- a CDS encoding tRNA-specific adenosine deaminase: protein MDEFMQAAIEEARQGLAEGGIPIGSVLVIDGRIVGRGHNRRVQKGSAILHAEMDCLENAGRLRASDYRRAVLYTTLSPCDMCSGTALLYKIPKIVIGENKTFRGPEDYLRSRGVELIILDDPTCIRLMEEFIATKPELWNEDIGE, encoded by the coding sequence GTGGACGAATTCATGCAAGCTGCGATCGAAGAAGCCCGTCAAGGGTTGGCCGAAGGCGGCATTCCCATCGGCTCGGTGTTGGTTATTGATGGCCGGATCGTCGGCCGGGGACACAACCGTCGGGTGCAGAAGGGCAGCGCTATCTTGCACGCCGAGATGGATTGCCTGGAGAACGCCGGCCGGCTGAGGGCCAGCGATTATCGGCGCGCGGTGCTCTACACCACCCTCTCGCCGTGCGACATGTGCAGCGGCACGGCGCTGCTCTACAAAATCCCGAAGATCGTCATCGGCGAGAACAAAACCTTTCGCGGCCCGGAAGACTATCTGCGTAGCCGCGGCGTAGAGTTAATCATCCTCGACGACCCCACCTGCATCCGCTTGATGGAAGAATTCATCGCCACAAAACCCGAACTGTGGAACGAGGACATCGGGGAGTAG
- a CDS encoding ABC transporter permease, which produces MDAGLIAFWVGLIAATLRVATPLLYATLGALYSERSGVLNLGIEGIMFLGAFVGFAAAAQAESAGWAAALWVGLLAAIVAGALMGLLMALLTVHLGLNQHVSGLGVTLLCTGLALFGFRWVFGERAVLPRIAPFAPLDPLPGAPMLGPILNQHWLTYLAFLVVAPAAAWVLYRTRFGLRLRAVGENPEAADAAGISVFRMRTIAVTVGSALMAVGGAFLSLAQLGAFTPGIVAGRGWVCIALVIFARWDPLRAVLGALLFGGVFALQLRLQAQGVQLPYELLLALPYLVTIAALAIAGRNAPYPGAYLKPYRRE; this is translated from the coding sequence ATGGACGCCGGGCTGATAGCGTTCTGGGTCGGCTTGATCGCCGCCACCTTGCGCGTGGCCACGCCGCTGCTGTATGCCACCCTCGGCGCGCTCTACAGCGAGCGCAGCGGGGTGCTCAATCTGGGCATCGAGGGCATCATGTTCCTCGGCGCGTTCGTCGGCTTCGCTGCGGCTGCGCAGGCCGAAAGCGCCGGCTGGGCCGCCGCTCTGTGGGTGGGACTGCTGGCGGCTATCGTCGCCGGCGCGCTAATGGGTTTATTGATGGCGCTGCTCACAGTGCACCTGGGCCTCAACCAGCACGTGTCCGGCCTAGGGGTCACGCTGCTGTGCACCGGCCTGGCGCTGTTCGGTTTTCGCTGGGTGTTTGGCGAACGCGCCGTGCTGCCGCGCATCGCGCCGTTTGCCCCGCTGGACCCGCTGCCGGGCGCGCCGATGCTCGGCCCAATCCTCAACCAGCATTGGCTGACCTACCTGGCATTCCTGGTGGTGGCGCCGGCGGCCGCCTGGGTGTTGTATCGCACGCGGTTTGGATTGCGCCTGCGCGCGGTGGGCGAAAACCCGGAGGCCGCCGATGCTGCTGGCATTTCCGTTTTTCGCATGCGCACCATCGCCGTAACCGTCGGCAGCGCGCTCATGGCCGTCGGCGGGGCATTCTTATCGCTGGCGCAGCTCGGCGCGTTCACGCCGGGCATCGTCGCCGGGCGCGGCTGGGTGTGCATCGCGCTGGTGATCTTTGCGCGCTGGGACCCGCTGCGCGCGGTGTTGGGCGCGTTGCTGTTCGGCGGGGTCTTCGCCCTACAATTGCGCCTGCAAGCTCAAGGGGTGCAATTGCCCTACGAGTTGCTCCTGGCGTTGCCGTATCTCGTGACCATCGCCGCGCTGGCGATCGCGGGCCGGAATGCGCCCTACCCCGGCGCATACCTTAAGCCGTATCGCCGCGAGTAA